One Periophthalmus magnuspinnatus isolate fPerMag1 chromosome 8, fPerMag1.2.pri, whole genome shotgun sequence genomic window carries:
- the LOC117374701 gene encoding zinc finger protein 16-like encodes MSKSLTLRALVSARLTAAADDIFALFERTIAEYEEQLRQTQEETRTRQHLHRCCAAESPGTRHRAPGSPHGAGVQTVFVSLYTEIPLVKEEPEEQSVKQEEEHHRELTVCVKREECELRDETQGGDISAETQGHVHIQTSGHTNVDEDWRVSFSCSNAQPETEADGGHFRGEYATNSGPFADFRLALEPSVFWRTQDMPGDTPTDTPTDIPTDIPTDMSTDMSTDVATDTPRHRDMSTDTPRAPLKKHQCPLCFKMFITKSHLQRHSTVHSGEKPFSCSVCNKRFNSKSYLIVHMRSHTGERPYSCPFCNKGFSHKSAFNFHVQTHSNERPYSCSVCGRSFTVEAYLKVHMKTHSGERPYGCSVCGARFGRANTLQSHMTTHSEVKQFMCVMCGRGFAHKHNLDSHQCKHGAERPFGCTV; translated from the exons atgtctaaaaGCCTGACACTCCGGGCTCTGGTGTCTGCGCGTCTGACTGCGGCTGCAGACGACATCTTTGCGCTATTTGAGAGAACCATAGCGGAGTATGAGGAGCAACTGCGCCAAACACAAGAGGAGACCCGCACACGGCAGCACCTGCACCGGTGCTGCGCTGCGGAGAGCCCGGGCACGAGGCACCGAGCCCCGGGGAGCCCGCACGGAGCAG GTGTCCAGACGGTGTTTGTGAGCTTATACACTGAGATTCCTCTGGtgaaagaggagccagaagagcagagtgttaaacaggaggaagagcacCACCGAGAgctcactgtgtgtgtgaagagaGAGGAATGTGAGCTCAGAgatgagacacagggaggggatATCAGCGCAGAGACACAGGGTCATGTCCACATCCAGACGTCAGGACACACAAACGTTGATGAGGACTGGAGAGTTTCTTTCAGCTGTTCAAATGCACAGCCGGAGACAGAGGCTGATGGAGGGCACTTCAGAGGAGAATATGCCACAAACTCAGGTCCATTTGCTGATTTCAGGCTTGCTCTAGAGCCGAGTGTATTCTGGAGGACACAAGACATGCCTGGagacacacccacagacacacccacagacaTACCCACAGACATACCCACAGACATGTCCACAGACATGTCCACAGACGTTGCCAcagacacacccagacacagagacatgtccACAGACACGCCCAGAGCTCCGCTAAAGAAGCACCAGTGCCCTCtgtgtttcaaaatgtttatcaccaaaAGTCATTTGCAAAGACACAGCACCGTTCACTCAGGGGagaaacctttcagctgttcagtttgTAACAAGCGCTTCAACTCCAAGTCCTACCTGATCGTGCACATGAGGAGCCACACAGGGGAGAGACCTTACAGCTGTCCCTTCTGTAACAAAGGCTTCTCTCACAAAAGTGCCTTCAATTTCCATGTTCAGACGCACAGCAACGAGAGGCCCTACAGCTGTTCAGTGTGTGGGCGGAGCTTCACGGTAGAGGCATACCTTAAAGTACACATGAAGACCCACAGCGGGGAGAGACCTTACGGCTGTTCAGTGTGTGGCGCACGTTTCGGTCGTGCCAACACACTGCAGAGCCACATGACAACGCACTCTGAGGTGAAGCAGTTTATGTGCGTAATGTGTGGGCGGGGCTTTGCGCACAAACACAACCTGGACTCGCACCAGTGCAAGCACGGTGCAGAAAGACCTTTTGGCTGCACAGTCTGA